Proteins found in one Miscanthus floridulus cultivar M001 chromosome 4, ASM1932011v1, whole genome shotgun sequence genomic segment:
- the LOC136550850 gene encoding L-type lectin-domain containing receptor kinase SIT2-like, with protein MSSFLVAFVLLCLGLNLPGFGDAGNEESFVFSSFSGADLTLDGNATVTGEGLLELTNNERYAKGHAFHRNPVQFKDSPNGTVQSFSVAFVFAIMSAYSDLSMSTDGMAFVIAPGKDFSNASGAQYLGLLNSTSNNGPSDLFFAVELDTIKNDEFHDIDGNHVGVDINALTSVQSDTAAFYDDTDGTLRSLSLITSDGKAMLAWVDYDGQSKQLNVTLAPMGVAKPSKPLLSNTTDLSAVIIDDKAYVGFSAATGPISSQHCVLAWSFAVNGPAPPIDFKKIPKLPNSGHHEAVVKDMKIGLPIAAFVLILATCITVTLLVRRHLIYAELREDWEVEFGPHRFSYKELFKATEGFKSKHLLGAGGFGKVYKGVLPKSGTEVAVKRVSHDSTQGLKEFISEVVSIGHLRHRNLVQLLGYCRRKGELILVYDYMPSGSLDKYLYGEDDKPLLEWAQRFQIVKDVASGLFYLHEKWQQVVVHRDVKASNVLLDGGMVAHLGDFGLARLYDHGADLQTTHVVGTMGYIAPELARTGKASPLTDVFAFGTFLLEVTCGRRPVVDTVHHGRKLLFDRVLEYWRRGSLEETVDSRLQGNYNVDEARMVLTLGLMCSHPFPGQRPTMRQVMQYLDGDAPLPELTPADMSLLSLMQNQTSFDQSPLQYPWSGTSIGTMTPGISVGR; from the coding sequence ATGTCCTCCTTCCTTGTAGCCTTCGTCCTCCTCTGCCTTGGCCTCAACCTTCCGGGGTTCGGTGACGCCGGCAACGAGGAGTCCTTTGTCTTCTCGAGCTTCTCCGGTGCCGACCTCACCCTCGACGGCAACGCCACAGTCACCGGGGAAGGACTCCTCGAGCTGACGAACAACGAGCGTTATGCCAAAGGCCACGCGTTCCACCGGAACCCGGTTCAGTTCAAGGACTCCCCTAATGGCACGGTGCAGTCCTTCTCTGTCGCCTTCGTCTTCGCCATCATGTCTGCCTACTCCGATTTGAGTATGAGTACTGATGGTATGGCCTTCGTCATCGCTCCGGGCAAGGATTTCTCCAACGCGTCGGGGGCTCAGTACTTGGGCTTGCTCAACAGCACGAGCAATAACGGCCCCAGCGACCTCTTCTTCGCCGTGGAGCTCGACACCATCAAGAACGACGAGTTCCACGACATCGACGGCAACCATGTCGGCGTCGACATCAACGCGCTCACCTCCGTGCAGTCTGACACCGCCGCCTTCTACGACGATACGGACGGTACGCTCAGGAGCTTGAGTCTCATTACCAGCGATGGGAAGGCCATGCTAGCGTGGGTAGACTATGATGGCCAGAGCAAACAGCTCAATGTCACTCTGGCTCCCATGGGAGTGGCGAAGCCGTCGAAACCGTTGCTCTCAAACACCACCGACCTCTCAGCTGTGATCATTGACGACAAGGCTTACGTTGGGTTCTCCGCCGCGACCGGGCCGATCTCTTCGCAGCACTGCGTGCTCGCCTGGAGCTTCGCCGTGAACGGGCCTGCTCCACCGATTGATTTCAAGAAGATCCCCAAGCTTCCCAACTCCGGCCACCACGAGGCTGTGGTGAAAGACATGAAGATCGGACTGCCGATAGCAGCCTTCGTCTTGATCCTGGCCACTTGCATCACAGTCACTCTCCTGGTCCGGAGGCACCTGATATACGCGGAGCTGCGAGAAGACTGGGAGGTCGAGTTCGGGCCGCACCGGTTCTCGTACAAGGAGCTGTTCAAGGCGACGGAAGGGTTCAAGAGCAAGCACCTGCTGGGCGCCGGCGGGTTCGGCAAGGTGTACAAGGGCGTGCTCCCGAAGTCCGGCACGGAGGTGGCCGTGAAGAGGGTCTCCCACGACTCCACCCAGGGGCTGAAGGAGTTCATCTCCGAGGTGGTGAGCATCGGCCACCTCCGCCACCGCAACCTCGTGCAGCTGCTCGGCTACTGCCGGCGGAAGGGCGAGCTGATCCTCGTCTACGACTACATGCCCAGCGGCAGCCTCGACAAGTACCTCTACGGCGAGGACGACAAGCCGCTGCTGGAGTGGGCGCAGCGGTTCCAGATCGTCAAGGACGTGGCGTCGGGCCTCTTCTACCTCCACGAGAAGTGGCAGCAGGTGGTCGTGCACCGCGACGTCAAGGCCAGCAACGTGCTCCTCGACGGCGGCATGGTCGCGCACCTCGGCGACTTCGGCCTCGCCAGGCTGTACGACCACGGCGCCGACCTGCAGACCACGCACGTGGTCGGCACCATGGGATACATCGCGCCGGAGCTCGCGAGGACCGGCAAGGCGTCCCCTCTCACCGACGTGTTCGCCTTCGGCACGTTCCTGCTCGAGGTCACCTGCGGCCGGCGCCCGGTCGTCGACACCGTGCACCACGGCCGGAAGTTGCTGTTTGACCGGGTGCTGGAGTACTGGCGCAGGGGCTCGCTCGAGGAGACCGTGGACTCCAGGCTGCAGGGAAACTACAACGTTGACGAGGCGAGGATGGTGCTGACGCTTGGGCTCATGTGCTCCCATCCATTCCCTGGCCAGAGGCCTACCATGAGGCAGGTCATGCAGTACCTCGACGGCGATGCGCCGCTGCCGGAGCTCACGCCGGCGGACATGAGCTTGCTGAGCCTCATGCAGAACCAGACGTCGTTCGACCAGTCTCCTCTGCAGTATCCGTGGTCGGGGACCAGCATCGGTACGATGACACCGGGCATCTCGGTTGGAAGATGA